A window of Castanea sativa cultivar Marrone di Chiusa Pesio chromosome 1, ASM4071231v1 contains these coding sequences:
- the LOC142605831 gene encoding nuclear transcription factor Y subunit C-10-like translates to MKSVVERPEIDLNQSMDLNRPIDFPSSPSPQVHSFMPDMPPFMLPDQCHHENEKVAEEDSCLMQVHKKFLELFWRQQMFEIYNTPVFKSHHQLPFSRIKKIMKSDREVKMVSADTPIVFSKACELFILELTVRAWLQTEKCRRRTIQPFDIARAVRLDDHLDFLVDVAPLNQEHYNKEEGSEKESEQTESLTAESLNLPMMTNVGELFMTNPELSGPYMFAPSMSCAELENDPRSK, encoded by the exons ATGAAAAGTGTGGTCGAGAGACCAGAAATAGATTTGAATCAATCAATGGATTTGAATCGACCAATAGATTTCCCCTCAAGTCCATCTCCACAAGTGCACAGCTTCATGCCTGATATGCCTCCTTTTATGCTACCTGATCAGTGCCATCACGAAAACGAAAAG gttGCTGAAGAGGATTCATGTCTTATGCAAGTACATAAGAAGTTTTTAGAGTTGTTTTGGCGTCAACAAATGTTTGAGATTTATAATACTCCAG TATTTAAGAGCCACCATCAACTACCTTTTTCGAGAATCAAAAAGATCATGAAATCCGATAGAGAAGTGAag ATGGTCAGCGCAGACACTCCTATTGTGTTCTCCAAAGCCTGTGAGCTTTTCATTCTTGAGCTCACAGTTCGTGCGTGGCTGCAAACTGAAAAGTGTAGAAGGCGAACAATACAGCCTTTTGATATCGCCCGGGCCGTCAGGCTGGATGACCATCTTGATTTCTTGGTTGATGTCGCTCCATTGAATCAAGAGCATTACAATAAG GAAGAGGGTTCTGAAAAAGAATCAGAACAAACTGAATCTCTTACTGCTGAATCACTGAATCTTCCTATGATGACCAACGTTGGT GAATTGTTCATGACTAATCCAGAACTGTCTGGACCATATATGTTTGCACCATCAATGTCATGTGCTGAACTAGAGAATGATCCTCGTTCCAAG TGA
- the LOC142609031 gene encoding zinc finger CCCH domain-containing protein 14-like isoform X3 — translation MENDASPPSTTSTTTATSTPPREETVKTTLHLENQNFGTDFASLYHSIFPPKSPLPTTTSTTSISLMSSPSTCSSSIDDAVSSTQNRLNQARLILQYQELNDHYDLCRARLIDLLSEAESLRHENAELRLANAELLKLLSSQASFHNLLLSSSYPNRSFLQDLRRLSTEDEEHSDNRTNLFDNRFSLPKSISVRSTGFTKANLPPPPPPPFANTGPTPSRCSTRSRAPPSQLGSASQQQRVYVAGGKGEEDKEALELEVYNQGMMKTELCNKWQETGACPYGHHCQFAHGITELRPVIRHPRYKTELCRMVLAGDTCPYGHRCHFRHTLTDQERSSLLAPPPR, via the exons ATGGAGAACGACGCGTCGCCTCCATCAACCACCAGCACGACCACCGCGACATCAACTCCACCGCGTGAAGAAACTGTCAAAACTACTCTTCACCTCGAAAACCAAAACTTCGGCACCGACTTCGCTTCCCTCTACCACTCGATTTTCCCGCCAAAATCACCATTGCCgaccaccacctccaccacctcgATCTCCCTCATGAGCAGCCCTTCCACGTGTTCCTCCTCCATCGACGACGCCGTTTCGTCCACTCAGAACCGCCTCAACCAAGCTCGATTGATCCTCCAGTACCAAGAACTCAACGACCACTACGACCTCTGCCGAGCTCGCCTCATCGATCTTCTCTCTGAGGCCGAGTCTCTCCGCCACGAGAACGCTGAGCTCCGCCTCGCTAACGCCGAGCTTCTCAAGCTTCTCTCATCCCAAGCCTCATTCCACAACCTCCTCCTCTCTTCTTCGTATCCAAACCGCTCTTTCCTCCAAGACCTTCGCCGCCTCTCCACCGAAGACGAAGAACACTCCGATAACCGTACCAACCTGTTCGATAACCGGTTCTCGCTCCCCAAGAGCATCTCGGTCCGGTCCACTGGTTTCACCAAGGCGAacctccctcctcctcctcctcctccttttgcTAATACTGGTCCGACTCCGAGTCGCTGCTCGACTCGGTCACGTGCCCCGCCGAGTCAACTCGGCTCTGCATCG cagcagcaaagGGTGTACGTGGCAGGCGGGAAGGGAGAGGAGGATAAAGAGGCATTGGAGTTGGAGGTATACAATCAAGGGATGATGAAGACAGAGCTGTGCAACAAGTGGCAGGAGACCGGCGCGTGTCCATACGGTCATCACTGCCAGTTCGCTCACGGCATCACTGAGCTACGTCCTGTCATCAGGCACCCACGCTACAAGACCGAGCTTTGCAGGATGGTCCTTGCCGGCGACACCTGTCCCTACGGCCACAGGTGCCACTTCCGCCACACTCTCACCGACCAAGAGAGGTCCTCCTTGCTCGCCCCACCTCCACGTTGA
- the LOC142609031 gene encoding zinc finger CCCH domain-containing protein 14-like isoform X2: MENDASPPSTTSTTTATSTPPREETVKTTLHLENQNFGTDFASLYHSIFPPKSPLPTTTSTTSISLMSSPSTCSSSIDDAVSSTQNRLNQARLILQYQELNDHYDLCRARLIDLLSEAESLRHENAELRLANAELLKLLSSQASFHNLLLSSSYPNRSFLQDLRRLSTEDEEHSDNRTNLFDNRFSLPKSISVRSTGFTKANLPPPPPPPFANTGPTPSRCSTRSRAPPSQLGSASQQQQRVYVAGGKGEEDKEALELEVYNQGMMKTELCNKWQETGACPYGHHCQFAHGITELRPVIRHPRYKTELCRMVLAGDTCPYGHRCHFRHTLTDQERSSLLAPPPR, from the exons ATGGAGAACGACGCGTCGCCTCCATCAACCACCAGCACGACCACCGCGACATCAACTCCACCGCGTGAAGAAACTGTCAAAACTACTCTTCACCTCGAAAACCAAAACTTCGGCACCGACTTCGCTTCCCTCTACCACTCGATTTTCCCGCCAAAATCACCATTGCCgaccaccacctccaccacctcgATCTCCCTCATGAGCAGCCCTTCCACGTGTTCCTCCTCCATCGACGACGCCGTTTCGTCCACTCAGAACCGCCTCAACCAAGCTCGATTGATCCTCCAGTACCAAGAACTCAACGACCACTACGACCTCTGCCGAGCTCGCCTCATCGATCTTCTCTCTGAGGCCGAGTCTCTCCGCCACGAGAACGCTGAGCTCCGCCTCGCTAACGCCGAGCTTCTCAAGCTTCTCTCATCCCAAGCCTCATTCCACAACCTCCTCCTCTCTTCTTCGTATCCAAACCGCTCTTTCCTCCAAGACCTTCGCCGCCTCTCCACCGAAGACGAAGAACACTCCGATAACCGTACCAACCTGTTCGATAACCGGTTCTCGCTCCCCAAGAGCATCTCGGTCCGGTCCACTGGTTTCACCAAGGCGAacctccctcctcctcctcctcctccttttgcTAATACTGGTCCGACTCCGAGTCGCTGCTCGACTCGGTCACGTGCCCCGCCGAGTCAACTCGGCTCTGCATCG cagcagcagcaaagGGTGTACGTGGCAGGCGGGAAGGGAGAGGAGGATAAAGAGGCATTGGAGTTGGAGGTATACAATCAAGGGATGATGAAGACAGAGCTGTGCAACAAGTGGCAGGAGACCGGCGCGTGTCCATACGGTCATCACTGCCAGTTCGCTCACGGCATCACTGAGCTACGTCCTGTCATCAGGCACCCACGCTACAAGACCGAGCTTTGCAGGATGGTCCTTGCCGGCGACACCTGTCCCTACGGCCACAGGTGCCACTTCCGCCACACTCTCACCGACCAAGAGAGGTCCTCCTTGCTCGCCCCACCTCCACGTTGA
- the LOC142609031 gene encoding zinc finger CCCH domain-containing protein 14-like isoform X1, producing MENDASPPSTTSTTTATSTPPREETVKTTLHLENQNFGTDFASLYHSIFPPKSPLPTTTSTTSISLMSSPSTCSSSIDDAVSSTQNRLNQARLILQYQELNDHYDLCRARLIDLLSEAESLRHENAELRLANAELLKLLSSQASFHNLLLSSSYPNRSFLQDLRRLSTEDEEHSDNRTNLFDNRFSLPKSISVRSTGFTKANLPPPPPPPFANTGPTPSRCSTRSRAPPSQLGSASQQQQQRVYVAGGKGEEDKEALELEVYNQGMMKTELCNKWQETGACPYGHHCQFAHGITELRPVIRHPRYKTELCRMVLAGDTCPYGHRCHFRHTLTDQERSSLLAPPPR from the exons ATGGAGAACGACGCGTCGCCTCCATCAACCACCAGCACGACCACCGCGACATCAACTCCACCGCGTGAAGAAACTGTCAAAACTACTCTTCACCTCGAAAACCAAAACTTCGGCACCGACTTCGCTTCCCTCTACCACTCGATTTTCCCGCCAAAATCACCATTGCCgaccaccacctccaccacctcgATCTCCCTCATGAGCAGCCCTTCCACGTGTTCCTCCTCCATCGACGACGCCGTTTCGTCCACTCAGAACCGCCTCAACCAAGCTCGATTGATCCTCCAGTACCAAGAACTCAACGACCACTACGACCTCTGCCGAGCTCGCCTCATCGATCTTCTCTCTGAGGCCGAGTCTCTCCGCCACGAGAACGCTGAGCTCCGCCTCGCTAACGCCGAGCTTCTCAAGCTTCTCTCATCCCAAGCCTCATTCCACAACCTCCTCCTCTCTTCTTCGTATCCAAACCGCTCTTTCCTCCAAGACCTTCGCCGCCTCTCCACCGAAGACGAAGAACACTCCGATAACCGTACCAACCTGTTCGATAACCGGTTCTCGCTCCCCAAGAGCATCTCGGTCCGGTCCACTGGTTTCACCAAGGCGAacctccctcctcctcctcctcctccttttgcTAATACTGGTCCGACTCCGAGTCGCTGCTCGACTCGGTCACGTGCCCCGCCGAGTCAACTCGGCTCTGCATCG cagcagcagcagcaaagGGTGTACGTGGCAGGCGGGAAGGGAGAGGAGGATAAAGAGGCATTGGAGTTGGAGGTATACAATCAAGGGATGATGAAGACAGAGCTGTGCAACAAGTGGCAGGAGACCGGCGCGTGTCCATACGGTCATCACTGCCAGTTCGCTCACGGCATCACTGAGCTACGTCCTGTCATCAGGCACCCACGCTACAAGACCGAGCTTTGCAGGATGGTCCTTGCCGGCGACACCTGTCCCTACGGCCACAGGTGCCACTTCCGCCACACTCTCACCGACCAAGAGAGGTCCTCCTTGCTCGCCCCACCTCCACGTTGA